From Prochlorococcus sp. MIT 1223, the proteins below share one genomic window:
- the pseB gene encoding UDP-N-acetylglucosamine 4,6-dehydratase (inverting), producing the protein MDNQSTILITGGTGSFGNAFVPLTLARYNPKKIIIYSRDEMKQWEMSQMFKDDERVQFRIGDVRDKDRLRSCLKGIDLVVHAAATKIVPTAEYNPIECIKTNINGAANVIEASIEEKVKKVVALSTDKASNPINLYGATKLASDKLFVASNSYETGHSTRAAVVRYGNVMGSRGSVIPFFIKESSSGTLPITDKRMTRFMITLEEGVSLVWKAFDDMAGGEIYVKKIPSMNICDIAKAISPNAKLKIIGIRPGEKLHEQMIGKEDAPHTYEYSSYYKILPMIHNWHKDPERIKGGTKVVEDFNYVSDKNLDWMSVESLTKWIKKNNIQLR; encoded by the coding sequence ATGGATAATCAGTCAACAATTTTAATTACTGGTGGAACTGGTTCATTTGGTAATGCATTTGTGCCTTTAACACTCGCGAGGTACAACCCTAAAAAAATAATCATTTATTCAAGAGACGAAATGAAGCAATGGGAAATGTCTCAGATGTTTAAAGATGATGAGAGAGTACAGTTTCGGATTGGAGATGTAAGAGATAAAGATAGATTACGCTCATGTCTTAAAGGCATCGACCTTGTTGTGCATGCAGCTGCTACTAAAATAGTTCCCACAGCTGAATATAACCCAATTGAATGTATAAAAACTAACATTAATGGAGCAGCGAACGTAATTGAAGCCTCCATCGAAGAAAAAGTTAAGAAGGTTGTTGCTTTATCTACAGATAAAGCAAGTAATCCAATAAATCTATATGGAGCGACCAAATTGGCTTCAGACAAATTATTTGTAGCGTCAAATTCCTATGAAACCGGTCACTCAACAAGAGCAGCCGTTGTCAGGTATGGAAATGTAATGGGATCAAGAGGTTCTGTAATCCCTTTCTTCATAAAAGAATCAAGTTCTGGAACACTCCCTATAACAGATAAAAGAATGACAAGATTTATGATAACCCTAGAAGAAGGAGTGAGTCTTGTTTGGAAAGCCTTTGATGATATGGCTGGGGGAGAAATATACGTAAAGAAAATTCCCTCAATGAATATTTGTGATATTGCAAAAGCTATATCGCCAAATGCAAAATTAAAAATAATAGGTATTAGGCCAGGGGAAAAGCTGCACGAGCAAATGATTGGGAAAGAGGATGCTCCTCATACATATGAATATTCTAGTTATTATAAAATCCTACCTATGATACATAACTGGCATAAAGACCCTGAGAGGATTAAGGGTGGAACTAAAGTTGTAGAAGATTTTAACTACGTTAGTGATAAGAATCTTGACTGGATGTCAGTTGAAAGTCTTACTAAATGGATAAAGAAAAATAATATTCAATTAAGATGA
- the pseC gene encoding UDP-4-amino-4,6-dideoxy-N-acetyl-beta-L-altrosamine transaminase, with translation MIKQKVLIIGSSGLLGKLWYESLSYKYDFKLAYNKRKTPNAPEKNLTRLNIECIDEITNYLNINEIDIVVNLASLTNIEICQQNFELAYKINRDYARNIALSCKQSSSKLIHISTDHLFGNENRLYTEEDRPLLLNNYAKSKYAGECETLSTYPNALICRTNFFGFGPVYRNSFSDWIINSLRNQTKITLFNDVYFTPVLGSLLAKYAHELIEKEAYGIYNISSDDTITKYQFGEYISDIFGLNKELLEKGSLSQRSDLTKRPLGMALSNQKAKSKLKKSLGKIKEQISLLSRENNDIYNYKYGQQCISEDDIQAVVNALRGENVTQGPLLVEFENKIAKKVKANYATATNSATSALHLACLALGLKKGQRLWTSSISFLSSANCGIFCGAKIDFVDIETSTALIDTLLLEEKLEKAEKIGKLPHIVVPVHLAGTSCDMKKIRELSHKYGFKVIEDASHAIGGSYLEEPIGCCKYSDISVFSFHPVKIITTLEGGMALTNDQRLNKKMEKLRGHGIVRDQKEFILKSPGPWYYEQQELGFNYRFNEIQASLGISQLNKLEEFVNKRHSLMRRYRDWASKYKNIAFLSQPKDCYSSYHLAIIRLKNSTQQQHLSMFEFMRKQGVFVQLHYWPIHLHPYYLNLGFKKGDYPNAELYGTTAFSLPLYPSLDFIDQDKIIKILEKGLEENKLN, from the coding sequence ATGATAAAACAAAAAGTATTAATTATCGGTTCATCTGGATTACTTGGTAAACTATGGTATGAGTCTTTATCATACAAATATGATTTCAAATTAGCCTATAACAAAAGAAAGACACCTAATGCTCCTGAGAAAAATTTAACAAGATTAAATATAGAATGCATAGATGAAATCACAAACTATTTAAATATAAATGAAATTGATATTGTAGTAAATTTAGCAAGTTTAACTAATATCGAAATATGTCAACAGAACTTTGAGCTCGCATATAAGATTAACCGAGACTACGCAAGAAACATTGCATTATCTTGCAAGCAATCATCTTCCAAGCTAATTCATATTTCAACAGATCATCTATTTGGTAATGAGAATAGATTATATACTGAAGAAGATAGACCTTTACTATTAAATAACTATGCAAAATCAAAGTATGCTGGTGAATGTGAAACACTTTCTACTTATCCCAATGCATTAATATGTAGAACTAATTTTTTTGGTTTTGGTCCAGTATATAGAAATTCATTTAGCGATTGGATAATCAACTCTCTTAGGAATCAAACAAAGATAACATTATTTAATGATGTTTATTTTACACCAGTTCTAGGTTCGCTTTTAGCGAAATATGCTCATGAGCTTATTGAAAAAGAGGCTTATGGTATATATAATATCTCTTCAGATGATACAATTACAAAATATCAATTCGGAGAATATATATCTGACATATTTGGTTTAAATAAAGAGCTTCTAGAGAAAGGAAGTCTAAGTCAAAGAAGTGATCTAACTAAGCGGCCTTTAGGAATGGCACTTTCAAATCAAAAAGCTAAATCTAAATTAAAAAAATCGTTGGGAAAAATTAAAGAGCAAATATCATTACTTTCTCGAGAAAATAATGATATTTATAATTACAAATATGGGCAGCAATGCATATCAGAAGATGACATTCAAGCAGTTGTTAATGCTCTTAGAGGCGAAAATGTAACACAGGGTCCACTTCTCGTAGAATTCGAGAATAAAATTGCTAAAAAAGTAAAAGCTAATTACGCGACTGCTACAAATAGTGCTACTAGTGCATTGCATTTAGCCTGCTTGGCTCTTGGCCTAAAAAAAGGGCAACGCCTATGGACTTCTTCTATTAGCTTCTTATCATCGGCAAATTGTGGTATTTTCTGTGGGGCAAAAATAGATTTTGTAGATATTGAAACTTCTACCGCACTAATTGATACTCTCTTACTTGAGGAAAAACTTGAAAAAGCAGAAAAGATAGGCAAACTTCCACATATTGTCGTTCCAGTACATCTAGCAGGGACAAGTTGTGACATGAAAAAGATTAGGGAGTTATCTCATAAATATGGATTTAAAGTTATTGAAGATGCTAGCCATGCAATAGGTGGTTCTTATTTAGAAGAACCTATTGGATGTTGTAAATATAGTGATATTAGTGTATTCAGTTTTCATCCGGTAAAGATAATAACAACTCTAGAAGGAGGAATGGCCTTAACCAATGATCAAAGGCTAAATAAAAAAATGGAAAAATTAAGAGGTCATGGAATTGTTAGAGATCAAAAGGAATTTATACTTAAATCACCAGGGCCTTGGTATTACGAGCAGCAAGAATTAGGGTTTAATTATCGTTTCAATGAGATACAAGCAAGCCTAGGTATTAGTCAACTTAATAAACTAGAGGAATTTGTAAATAAAAGGCATAGTTTAATGCGAAGATATAGGGACTGGGCGTCCAAATATAAGAATATTGCCTTCCTATCTCAACCAAAAGACTGCTATAGCTCCTATCACCTGGCAATTATACGTTTAAAGAACTCAACCCAGCAGCAGCATCTGTCTATGTTTGAATTTATGAGAAAACAAGGAGTATTTGTTCAACTACATTATTGGCCAATTCATCTTCACCCTTATTACCTAAATTTGGGCTTTAAGAAGGGAGATTATCCAAATGCAGAATTATATGGAACAACAGCATTTAGTTTACCTCTTTACCCTTCATTAGACTTTATAGATCAAGATAAGATCATCAAAATACTTGAAAAGGGCTTAGAGGAAAATAAACTTAATTGA
- a CDS encoding aldo/keto reductase, with protein MVQEIIESKYLERFSLGTASFGNKYGICNDQDYVDQEKATQIVKYFIINGGYQFDTSCGYGDSEDILSRAIGGMYDGNMEITSKFVVTDSHNLDLIIYQIDQSFNLFGDSLNTILCHTPDLLKRNLEDITIEAFKYIKESYRIRTGISIYNIEEIINISNNLKSRIDCIQAPCNIFDDTAQRVKKSSFIGNHTNVIARSIYLQGFLISEVCLLRKYITQYARFVKISEDLNMGKVETCLRYIMSIKELDGYIVGINKLSHLKELVNLIKYIELNNKQFVLSMVKDNNDPSFIDPRRW; from the coding sequence ATGGTTCAAGAAATAATTGAAAGTAAATATTTAGAAAGGTTTTCTCTTGGAACAGCCTCTTTTGGAAATAAATATGGGATATGTAATGATCAGGATTATGTCGATCAAGAAAAAGCAACTCAGATAGTTAAATATTTTATAATTAATGGAGGTTATCAATTTGATACATCATGCGGATATGGTGATTCCGAAGATATCCTTTCACGTGCAATTGGAGGCATGTACGATGGAAATATGGAGATAACTAGTAAGTTTGTAGTTACTGATTCGCATAATTTGGATTTAATAATATATCAAATAGATCAAAGCTTTAATCTCTTTGGAGATAGTCTAAATACTATTTTATGCCACACTCCAGATCTATTGAAAAGAAATTTAGAAGATATCACAATAGAAGCATTTAAATATATAAAAGAGAGTTATAGGATAAGAACCGGTATTTCTATTTACAATATAGAGGAAATAATAAATATTAGTAATAATTTAAAGTCCAGAATAGATTGCATCCAAGCCCCTTGTAATATATTTGATGATACTGCCCAAAGAGTTAAGAAAAGTTCATTTATTGGCAATCATACTAATGTAATTGCTAGATCAATATATTTACAAGGCTTTTTAATCTCAGAAGTATGTTTACTTAGAAAGTATATAACTCAATATGCCCGATTTGTTAAAATTTCTGAGGATTTAAATATGGGTAAAGTCGAGACTTGCTTAAGATACATTATGTCTATTAAGGAATTAGATGGTTATATTGTTGGTATTAACAAATTATCTCATCTTAAAGAACTTGTTAACTTAATAAAATATATTGAACTAAATAATAAACAATTTGTTCTAAGTATGGTTAAAGATAATAATGATCCAAGTTTTATTGATCCAAGAAGATGGTAA
- a CDS encoding aminotransferase class III-fold pyridoxal phosphate-dependent enzyme, producing the protein MNSGQTLWIKSKELIPGGNSLISKRPDLFAPNLWPTYYDKAKGYFIWDLENRKYVDMSIMGIGTNTLGYGNENIDEAVIRAVKNGNMCSLNCPEEVQLAEKLIEIHPWAGMARFARGGGEANAISIRIARAFSKREKVAFCGYHGWHDWYMAAGKKESALANHLFKDIKTEGIPDSLKGTSIPFEWNNLSSLNKVLEENKGEIGTIKMEVTRNILPSFEFLSSVRKLCDEQGIVLIFDECTSGFRETYGGIHLKYNVFPDIAVFGKALGNGYAISAVLGRKDIMKSAKDSFISSTFWTERIGYVAALETLREMERIKSWERITELGTSVQRRWESLAKRNKVKIEVGVLPPIATFNFISKNAIEYKTYMTREFLKIGYLASNLFFVSTAHMSLDFNEYFEKIDEIFKAIYAREVGEIKEPLVPENELCGSSFQRLN; encoded by the coding sequence ATGAATTCTGGACAAACTCTTTGGATAAAAAGCAAGGAATTAATACCAGGAGGAAATAGTCTTATTTCAAAGAGACCAGATCTATTTGCGCCAAATTTGTGGCCAACTTACTATGATAAAGCAAAAGGTTATTTTATATGGGATTTAGAAAATAGAAAGTATGTAGATATGAGTATCATGGGGATAGGTACAAACACATTGGGATATGGCAATGAGAATATTGATGAAGCCGTCATTAGAGCTGTCAAGAATGGCAATATGTGTAGTTTAAATTGTCCTGAAGAAGTACAATTAGCCGAGAAATTGATAGAAATCCACCCCTGGGCTGGAATGGCTAGATTTGCTCGTGGTGGAGGTGAAGCGAACGCTATATCAATTAGAATAGCTAGGGCATTTAGTAAAAGAGAGAAGGTAGCATTCTGCGGATATCATGGTTGGCATGATTGGTATATGGCAGCAGGGAAAAAAGAAAGTGCATTGGCAAATCATTTATTTAAAGATATTAAAACAGAAGGTATTCCAGATTCTCTAAAAGGAACATCTATTCCATTTGAATGGAACAATCTTTCTAGTTTGAATAAAGTTCTTGAAGAGAATAAAGGTGAAATAGGGACAATAAAGATGGAGGTTACTAGAAATATCTTGCCTTCTTTTGAATTCCTGTCTTCAGTTAGAAAATTATGTGATGAGCAAGGTATAGTTTTAATATTTGATGAATGCACCTCTGGATTTAGAGAAACATATGGAGGAATACATCTCAAATACAATGTATTTCCAGATATAGCTGTATTTGGTAAGGCGCTAGGCAATGGTTATGCTATTTCAGCAGTATTAGGTAGGAAAGACATTATGAAGTCAGCTAAAGATAGCTTTATTAGCAGTACCTTCTGGACTGAGCGAATTGGTTATGTTGCTGCGTTGGAAACACTTAGGGAAATGGAAAGGATAAAGTCTTGGGAAAGAATAACTGAGTTGGGAACTTCTGTTCAAAGAAGATGGGAATCTTTAGCAAAAAGAAATAAGGTGAAAATAGAAGTTGGAGTATTACCTCCTATAGCAACATTCAACTTTATTTCAAAGAATGCAATAGAATATAAAACTTATATGACGCGTGAATTTCTTAAAATTGGTTATCTAGCAAGTAATCTTTTTTTCGTCAGTACAGCTCATATGTCCCTAGATTTTAATGAGTATTTCGAAAAGATTGATGAAATATTTAAGGCTATTTATGCTAGAGAGGTTGGTGAAATAAAAGAACCTTTAGTACCAGAGAACGAACTCTGTGGAAGTAGTTTTCAAAGACTAAATTAA
- a CDS encoding 4'-phosphopantetheinyl transferase superfamily protein → MWIYPINSFCQKTTSAEKELSLGLPAPKASQFLFSRGYVRYSLSCIFNIDPLSIPLSAMPGKAPYLEDGWGHISFSHCVDALFIGWSKFKLGVDIERKDRLMKAKELSDRYFTKKEIKSLMFLDYDSVRRKVLKYFVTKEAAIKWQRGSITRDITQWECDLGRQLTYHKKNQIQLHSTTLGYNDWYLSVASKIETSNIIRICN, encoded by the coding sequence TTGTGGATATACCCTATTAACTCTTTTTGTCAAAAGACTACTTCAGCTGAAAAGGAATTATCTTTAGGTCTTCCTGCTCCTAAGGCTTCTCAATTTCTATTTTCTCGAGGTTATGTTCGTTATTCATTGTCTTGCATTTTTAATATTGATCCTTTAAGTATCCCGTTATCTGCGATGCCTGGCAAAGCCCCCTATCTAGAAGATGGATGGGGGCATATCAGCTTTAGTCATTGTGTCGATGCTCTTTTTATTGGTTGGTCAAAGTTCAAGTTAGGAGTTGATATAGAGAGAAAGGATAGGCTTATGAAAGCAAAGGAGCTTTCTGATCGTTACTTTACTAAGAAGGAAATTAAGTCGTTGATGTTTTTAGACTATGATTCAGTTAGAAGAAAAGTCTTAAAATATTTTGTTACAAAAGAAGCAGCAATTAAGTGGCAAAGGGGAAGTATAACAAGAGATATTACTCAATGGGAATGTGATTTGGGGCGTCAACTTACGTATCATAAAAAGAATCAAATTCAATTACATAGTACTACTTTAGGATATAATGATTGGTATTTATCTGTTGCTAGCAAGATAGAAACAAGTAATATTATTAGAATATGTAATTAA
- a CDS encoding DUF4910 domain-containing protein, which produces MNKLQVSNDEDFPSGERMVKLAKSLYPKNRSIMGPDIRSSFNYFLQEHIEFKPIKFNTGDKVFDWEVPEEWIVRDAYIEHESGKRFAEFKKNNLHLVGYSVAVEDFIKKEELLSKLHSIPDLPTAIPYVTSYYEKNWGFCLSHDQLSNLPEGNFKVLIDSEHKSGELWVIEAVVPGESSQEIFFSSYLCHPSMANNELSGPVLLNELINYVKGLKNRYYSYRFVLLPETIGSIAYLSKRLTDLKENMLCGYNLTCVGDERAYSHVQSRLGNNLADQALRASLKNLDNVKEYTYLDRGSDERQYCAPGIDLPLCTFCRSKFGKYPEYHTNKDDFNVVTEKGLIGSFKVMKSIINSFELGIYPKVKVLGEPQLGKRNLYPNISNMHKDLHPVIAMKNVFTYCDSSHNIFEISEKVNMNLNNVLENLKVLNHHKLVEFNHKKEVF; this is translated from the coding sequence ATGAACAAATTACAAGTAAGCAACGATGAAGATTTTCCCTCTGGAGAAAGGATGGTAAAACTTGCGAAAAGTTTATATCCGAAAAATAGATCAATAATGGGTCCAGATATAAGAAGCAGTTTCAATTATTTTCTTCAAGAACATATTGAGTTTAAGCCAATTAAGTTCAATACAGGAGATAAGGTTTTTGATTGGGAAGTTCCAGAAGAATGGATAGTTAGAGATGCTTATATAGAGCATGAATCAGGAAAGAGGTTTGCTGAATTCAAGAAGAATAATTTACATTTAGTCGGTTATTCAGTTGCTGTAGAAGATTTCATCAAAAAAGAAGAGTTATTGTCCAAATTGCACAGTATTCCAGATCTACCAACAGCAATACCTTATGTAACCTCTTACTATGAGAAAAATTGGGGCTTTTGTTTAAGTCATGATCAATTATCTAATCTGCCAGAAGGAAATTTTAAAGTTCTAATTGATTCAGAGCATAAATCTGGAGAGTTATGGGTTATAGAGGCTGTAGTGCCTGGGGAATCGAGTCAAGAAATATTCTTTTCTTCCTATCTCTGTCATCCCTCAATGGCAAACAATGAACTGAGTGGTCCTGTTCTTCTGAACGAGCTTATCAACTATGTCAAAGGCCTAAAAAATAGATACTACAGCTATAGATTTGTTTTGCTTCCTGAAACAATTGGATCAATCGCTTATCTTTCAAAAAGATTAACTGATCTAAAAGAGAATATGTTATGTGGATATAATTTAACTTGCGTAGGTGACGAAAGGGCTTATTCTCATGTGCAATCTAGATTAGGGAATAATCTTGCAGATCAAGCCTTAAGAGCATCCTTGAAGAATCTAGATAATGTAAAAGAATATACTTATCTTGATAGAGGATCTGATGAAAGACAATATTGCGCACCTGGAATAGACCTACCTTTATGCACGTTTTGTAGAAGCAAATTTGGCAAATACCCTGAGTATCATACCAATAAAGATGATTTTAATGTTGTAACAGAAAAGGGCCTAATCGGTTCATTCAAGGTAATGAAGAGCATAATAAATTCCTTTGAATTAGGAATCTACCCTAAAGTAAAAGTCCTAGGTGAACCTCAGCTTGGCAAAAGAAATCTATACCCTAATATATCAAATATGCACAAAGATCTACATCCAGTAATAGCAATGAAGAATGTATTTACTTATTGTGATTCTTCACATAATATTTTCGAGATATCAGAAAAAGTAAATATGAATTTAAATAATGTATTGGAAAACTTAAAAGTCTTGAATCACCATAAACTTGTTGAATTTAATCATAAAAAAGAGGTTTTTTAA
- a CDS encoding glycosyltransferase family protein, whose protein sequence is MKNLAVIQVRTDSTRLPGKAMLPLSGIPMIGYMINRLKSSRLINKLIVATTSSVSDDQLSLYTNSLGIDTYRGSENDVLARVYAASKKYNPLTLIRLTGDCPLIDVGIVDNLIEKYYTSKAEYSWVHESFAEGLDAEAISFKALSLCLKNSIYNSEREHITQYIHNNKDKFKIVPLLNSTDDSNIRIVVDEPRDYDLVSIITKHFDREFNSKYYSFKDIKRYLNENPELLEINANIIRNEGLKISKANDFKI, encoded by the coding sequence TTGAAAAACTTAGCAGTTATTCAGGTTAGAACTGATTCGACTCGCCTGCCTGGTAAAGCAATGCTTCCATTATCAGGTATCCCTATGATTGGATATATGATAAATAGATTGAAATCCTCTCGATTAATCAATAAATTAATAGTGGCGACAACTTCATCAGTTAGTGATGACCAATTAAGCCTATATACTAATTCATTAGGAATTGATACTTACCGGGGCTCTGAAAATGATGTTTTAGCACGAGTGTATGCAGCTTCCAAGAAATATAATCCATTAACATTAATTAGGCTGACAGGAGACTGTCCTTTAATTGATGTAGGTATAGTAGACAATTTAATCGAAAAATACTATACCAGTAAAGCAGAATATAGTTGGGTACATGAATCATTTGCTGAAGGTTTAGATGCAGAGGCTATCTCTTTTAAAGCTCTAAGTTTATGTCTCAAAAATTCTATTTATAATTCCGAGAGAGAACATATAACTCAATATATTCATAATAATAAGGATAAATTTAAGATTGTTCCTCTGTTAAATTCAACTGACGATAGTAACATTAGAATAGTTGTTGATGAGCCAAGAGACTATGATTTAGTCTCAATTATCACTAAACACTTTGATAGAGAATTTAACTCTAAATATTATAGTTTTAAAGATATAAAAAGATATTTAAATGAAAATCCAGAACTTCTAGAAATAAATGCAAATATCATTCGAAATGAAGGCTTAAAAATATCAAAGGCTAATGATTTTAAAATCTAA
- a CDS encoding WbqC family protein, with amino-acid sequence MNSKDYKKIAIMQPTFIPWIGYFGLIKYVDLFVFLDNVQFDKRSWQQRNKIKTPKGLEWITVPVLTKGKYSQLLKDVRIDSHAKFAEKTIKTITSNYSKSRYFDNYSEEIFELIKINDIRLVDLNINLIKYMNNIWNINTPILRSSQVKIIGKKDELLFNLCNELNCNTYVSPYGAEAYLQDSKYFGNKSDQIELVYFKYTHPSWKQLFGAFLDHSSALDLLFNTGEEGINYINKGLDKY; translated from the coding sequence ATGAATTCTAAGGACTATAAAAAAATTGCAATCATGCAACCAACATTTATACCTTGGATAGGTTATTTTGGTTTAATAAAATACGTTGATTTATTTGTATTTCTAGATAACGTTCAATTTGATAAAAGGAGTTGGCAGCAGAGAAATAAAATAAAGACTCCCAAAGGGCTAGAATGGATAACAGTACCAGTTTTAACAAAAGGAAAATATTCACAGCTTCTTAAGGATGTAAGGATAGACTCTCACGCAAAGTTTGCAGAAAAAACTATCAAAACCATTACTTCTAATTATTCTAAATCAAGGTATTTTGATAATTACTCTGAAGAAATATTTGAACTTATAAAGATAAATGATATTAGACTCGTCGATTTAAATATTAATCTTATTAAATATATGAACAATATTTGGAATATTAATACTCCTATATTAAGAAGTAGCCAAGTTAAAATAATAGGAAAAAAAGATGAGTTACTGTTTAACCTTTGTAATGAATTGAATTGTAATACCTATGTATCTCCTTATGGGGCAGAAGCTTATTTACAGGATAGCAAGTACTTTGGAAATAAAAGTGACCAAATAGAATTAGTCTATTTTAAATATACTCACCCTTCCTGGAAACAATTATTTGGAGCCTTTTTAGATCATTCTTCAGCCCTTGATTTGTTATTCAATACAGGTGAAGAAGGGATCAATTATATCAATAAAGGATTAGATAAGTATTAA
- the pseI gene encoding pseudaminic acid synthase → MSQDHSSFKLSKQVIGEGNRPYIIAEISGNHLGSFDRAKRLIEIAKYSGADAVKLQTFNPSTITLPNDDPRFRLKSGAWEGQNLYELYKKTYTPWEWHKPLFDYANDLNIDIFSSPFDFQAVDLLSGLNAFAYKVASNEAHDWPLIQRIIQERKPIIISTGTSTKADFIRTIEFMRKQGSNNICILHCISAYPARLSEMSLNTISDIKKQFGLPVGISDHSLDIYASLASISMGASVIEKHITISREDDSPDSKFSLEPHELEQLCTLSKEIWEASNGKIVYGGDRDLENDSIFTRQLWSKSYIKANETLNWSNVQSIRAPSSEKGISTMDFEDVINRRIRIDIKENQPLKKDDLIN, encoded by the coding sequence ATGTCTCAAGATCATTCCAGTTTCAAATTATCTAAACAAGTCATTGGAGAAGGAAACAGACCATATATTATTGCTGAAATTTCGGGAAACCACTTAGGAAGCTTTGATAGAGCAAAGAGGCTTATAGAAATAGCAAAATATTCTGGAGCAGATGCAGTTAAACTTCAGACTTTTAATCCAAGTACTATAACCTTACCAAATGATGACCCAAGGTTTAGACTTAAAAGTGGAGCTTGGGAAGGGCAAAATTTATATGAATTATATAAAAAAACGTATACTCCTTGGGAATGGCATAAGCCACTTTTCGATTATGCAAATGATTTAAATATTGATATTTTCAGTTCACCATTCGACTTCCAAGCAGTTGACTTACTTTCTGGCTTAAATGCCTTTGCTTATAAGGTTGCGTCTAACGAAGCTCATGACTGGCCTCTAATTCAAAGAATAATACAAGAACGTAAGCCAATAATAATCTCTACGGGGACTTCAACAAAGGCTGATTTTATTCGAACAATTGAATTTATGAGAAAACAAGGCTCTAATAATATTTGTATTTTGCATTGTATTAGTGCCTATCCAGCGAGATTATCTGAGATGAGTCTTAATACAATTAGCGACATTAAAAAACAGTTTGGTCTGCCAGTTGGTATCTCAGACCATAGTTTGGATATATATGCATCCTTAGCAAGTATATCGATGGGAGCTTCTGTTATAGAAAAACATATAACTATTTCCAGAGAAGATGATTCTCCAGATTCAAAGTTCTCTCTAGAACCTCATGAGTTAGAACAACTATGTACCTTATCTAAAGAAATATGGGAAGCAAGTAATGGAAAAATAGTTTATGGTGGCGATAGAGATCTTGAGAATGATTCAATTTTTACAAGACAACTATGGTCTAAATCATATATTAAGGCTAATGAAACTCTGAATTGGTCTAATGTACAAAGTATTAGAGCTCCTTCCTCAGAAAAAGGTATTTCAACAATGGATTTTGAGGACGTTATTAATAGGAGAATCAGAATAGATATAAAAGAAAATCAACCTCTTAAAAAGGATGACTTAATCAATTAA